gagagtcgcacgctgaagcgtACTGTAGATTGAGATAGGCCAACTTTAGATTGAGATACAGTCTCTCGCTTAACACTACTGTAAAGCCCtcgaaatataattgaaaaaagtGTTACTATACTAATTGGGAAAAATAGTTACGTATATAATTGTTCAAGATACCTCTTGAAGGATGTCTTCAGACGCACCCTTTTAGAGCTGATAAATGATCAAGACTGGTCCGTACTTCAAAACGCCATAACGATATTGCAGAGAACATCCTTACATCAGACGCAACTGCGTAAACGTCACGAACAATTAAAATCGTatgtatttagttattttatatagaaattctAAAACCATTTcagtttattattctatttttatattcaaatctgGGGTCCGAGTTTCGTTACCTAATAGAAATCGAACTATTTTGACGTTTACTGATGATAACAGATAAAAGTCAAACAAATTTCGCCGAAGACTCTTCCGTCTCACTTGTCATGGTACATTCAGTGTAACAAACTTCTATATTAAAGAGTAAAACACCTTATCAGTAATCCAACTGCGTCCGATTAGCTCACTCTTTGTATGTGAAAGTCCCTGTTCCAGAAAGTGAAACGTCTTAATTCCATACGTATATTcatacgcgtcacatttttcagttacgaaccatctttttcttgtccctaccacggttgattccaagagattcgaagccattaataacaataatatctaataacgataacaatgatagttataattctattacaattaatgtaattctgtaataatcttagcagtaataaggtaaaatgaaataattgtattatttgtattcatgtctatgataataaaagccttttgtcaAACTTTGTcctatttaaccaatttctgtaaagttgcatatagtagatgatttttcgaaatataagtttcacttcttaggtatgtacactagtacacgcacacatttttaacaattgcAATTTCAACGCATCTGTtagattgtaaaaataatttagattatGAGAATTATAAAGGCGAGGGCGGCACAAACTTCATAGCCTTGGAAATGTGTAGATCCGCCAGTGTTTGTCGCGTTCCTAATCAAGACTGGtatggttttttttacatttatacaaaccacAGAGGTTTTCTAAAgacattatcattattttattattctgtaaaagaaataaatttttaattctgaTAAGTACTggctttaaacatttaaattaaacattcaaaAGGCTTCTCTGGGTAAGATAACGAAACACTAGTCCCTACGGCGTATCTTGGAAACGCGAATGAAGCGTAATTTTTGTCAATTCTCATTTAGATCAAAGGTCTACGAAGATGTTAAACTCCGagcaaacgagcaggaggctcacctgttaAGTGACACCACCGCCTATTGACTCTTACTACCAGAGGGTTCGCGAGAGGTAAAAACGACTgggttctataaaaaatgtagttggttataattatttttttacagttcCTTAGAAGCcataacaatacaattaatgaaGTCGCGCCAGGAGTCTGAAGCTAAACTACGCCACTGTGAGCTCAATATTGCTCTGCTTAAGGATATCATAAaggtactttaaaattaaataaacttttgtctatcttcattatttatatatcatagCAAACTTGCCCATAGCTTTGTTTGAGAGTCTTTTTGTATACCTACTTGGAAATATGTTTGGCCACAATCCCACGTCATGGTAAGTCAGATGTCTCCTAATGGAGGGCACTTTTATCCAGTAGATGCCTGGTCAACTGCCGCTTGAATCTACcaaatgttaagtgataccgccacctgTGGACACTCACGTTGCCATAAGACTCGCAAGTGCCagcttttaaagaatttttacgctctttgaaggaccctagtcgaattggttccgaAATACTTTAGTTAGCAGTTGGTTCCAAATGGtgatggtgcgcggcaaaaactgccttaacaACGCTCATTTGAGGAAAACGGTCAAGAGATACGAGTGGAAGTTCGTGTCCTGCCTCGACGTGCGATGATTAAACTCAGCTGCAGCTATTAATCCGGACAACTCTTCTGAGCACTCTTTGTAGTAAATGCGgcagaagatgcagagagaccccatGTCTCTTCGCAACGCAAAAGGATCACGCCGCTTGGAAAGTGACTGGatgtcgacgattcgaaccacTCTACTTCCGTATCTGACAGTGGCTTTTCTCTTGGGACTAAGTCATGCTGGTATAATCAtgtgtacgcatttaacatttgtacATTGATAGAAAGCCCATCGGTTACATTTGGAGTACGAAACTACGACGCGCTGAAACTGTCTGATATGTCATAATTACTGGTTAAGTCCATCgcaagtattataatatataaaaactttttaggaCACTGTGATGAATACGACTATGCGATTAAATTATGTTGACAAATGGCTGTTAGCCCGTGCGGAGTCTGTGGATTTAGAGCACAGAGAAAAAATACACCTTCCGCCTTCAACAGATTGTGAAAAAAGGATCCATCAGCAAGtgataaaaatttatgaacTACAGATAAAGGTcagtatatatgtcgcagtcaACTAGGTTAatcagccgttcaattaacagccgtttaactaacggcctgaaaaatgttcagccagttgatcaaacagctaggcaaatgacttggatcgatgacgtttcataattgcctagcctgttgactgttaatttaaaattaattcaactttctgccactctcaaactcgaaacgaaactctttAAACTGACAATATAGCGTCGGCAAACAACAACTTTGCTGGCGTTTTCCAAAGTTCCATAAAAGGCAAGAAATACAATGCAAGAGTGCAGTGACAATTTGAGTTgagcaatttaatttaaaaaaacatattttacaacgccagtttattaaatgttgtaacaaacgctacggctgaatatctttcaggccgttagttaaacaGCGCTGTTTAGTttaaaggctaggctgttaattgaacggctaattaagctagttgacTGCAacacatatataaatgaatttaaaataactattattcatatatgttatattatgcTAGTTTTGCTACATGTCGAAAGACATTTAATATCCTGAACTATCAATCAAAAATCCGCATTTCCGAACCAAATAAGACTGAATTGAGCTAGgcttgaaaatttattaaaaaaacgatttgTACAACGTTTATGAATTGCAATTCGGGTAAAAGGCCATAAGGCCCTTTAAAGGTAGGAAAGTATAACGCAACTAAAATATAGGGTATTTTGGcctactaatatataatattttcaaacacTTAGTCCAACAGTTTCTGCTCTCAGCTCAGGCGCCCAGCGAATAGGggcttatttattaatgtagtgTCCTGAGAGGGCtctattatgaaaataatatttttgtttcatggACTTGGCCGCTCTCGGTGTATTCACGCTGATAGGTCATGGACTGTTGACCGAAGCATTCACGAGAGGAACACACgataatagtataaaataaagctgtatttaaaaacaaagatcatATCTGCAAAATAGAAACAATTTAACGTAACTCACCTTAGAAACTGTTTGTAACTTGGTATACCTAACCTCCTCCTAGTAGAGtttttatcttataaattcaaatatcaaGTGTCTAAATTgaactataattaaaactatttctaaGAACATGACATGGCACTTTCAAATTTGACGTTCGGGACATGACTTATTTTCTTACGATATTAATAGGATGTGGTTTTTGTTCTAGTTTTTGTTACATAGATAATGCACacataataaatagatatcgcacagaaactttttttttaaaataataatgaaccgtaataatttgaatatgtCACATGACAGCTAGAGTTCCCGCCATTTAACTTTGGTATTCGCCTGTTGGCATCTTtagtcttatttattatttctttattaaatgtCATAGTGTCATTGCTTTAATTTGATTAGCAAAATGCTAATGAAGCAAGCAAACTGGACCGCCATTTTTTCACCTTTTCCCGCGCTTTGTGTAGTCAATAATTGTTAGATTTGTAAAAATCCTTTCGTTATTTTCTACGATATTCGatttaaatagtatttcaaatattcaattaatattattaatctttttgttttttactcTAACAAGTTTTTTGGAAGAATCTAACtcaatagaaaatttataagtgtcatactataaaaataaatatctttccAAAAACAATTACCTAGGAATGGGGTTATTAGCAAAGAGATTTAAAACTAAGTATTAACTCTTTGGTATTTCGACTCATTCCTTTTCCAATGTTGTTTTTtagtagtatatattttttcgatataggtacataatatagtacaataaatattaataatgttagcTCCgtattaaactatatatattttttttaaataaaaccatgtCGCTCTGTCAAACTATCGTCGTGTATTGACAGTTGACAGCAGTTGACAGAGTTGGAAAGAACTATGAGGAATTATGGTATTTTTTAGGAGCGCCAGGAGTCGTTAGAGAATTGGAAATGTCGTTATATGAAGGATATTGTTGACATAAATGAGAGACTGAAAATTAAATCCAAGAATTTAAAAGAAGCTGTTGATCGACGTACCGAATTGCAGGAGCTGGTGAGTCCAAAAACTTTATACTTACATTTATTTGCTCACCCTCTTCGGAGTACTAgttaaaatttcatattcaGGTAGATAAGCTTAGGAAATAAGCGAATATCCTGACTTTATTGGTGTCCGTCTTCTGGTATTAGAACAGTCAAGAGAGAAAGCCCATTCATCTTCAACACTTACACCAATGGCGATACAacttgggcctcagatttctgtaaccGTGATCATTTCCAATAGCCAAGTCagtcaaccttctgtgcctgacactcaCCGTCGACTGTTTTGAATCTCtgtgttaaatgcacacatatcCATAAAGCCCATTGGTCGGAGATTCCTCTGCCCGGTTGAATGTCGAAAAGTAACAAAAGaatacatatactatatagaaaacaacaaaacgcaggaatttttaaagcatttatcaaaagtttaaaatatttacagaccCAACTTTTTCTTGCGCACTATAAGTAAAATGGCAAACTTTTTGTCAGATTTGGTAATCTATGGAGTTTGTTTAGTACTTCAGTGGCAAATGTATATCTGTATAAGGTTAATTATACCTTGCAGTACGACTTGCACGCAGGGGAAATGCGCGCTTGGCTGAGCTTCAAACAGGATCGGTCGGCGAGGCTCGCTCGTGAGGAACGCTCCCGTCTGGCGGCCACTCGCATTCAAGCGTGGTGGCGCGGTGTAATGGTTCGACGGTGTATCGGAGTCTTCAAACAGTTGAAGAACGCTAAAAAACCACAGACTAAAGTgaagaaaaaataagtttcGTGGGAATTGGATTGGTAAAAGATTTTGTCgtggaataataaaattatatgttgacgattttttatttatacaacatGAAGtcatgaaatttataaaaaaaaatcaatggcgctacaatcttttaggtctgggtctcagatttctgtatctgtttcatgatcgtttgtgaattgaataggcaagtaggtgatccttctgtgcctgactttttgggtctaaggcaagccggtttcctcacgatgttttccttcaccgttcgagctaatgttaaatgcgcacattgaaagaaaatccattggtgcaaccaaggacctcagggatgagagtcgcacgttgaagccactagggcaacactgctcataatgaaatttattaagttaagtttattaagtTAAGTAATTAAGTTTACAACAATAGCCTTACAACAATATTTcacaaaaatctatttttattccaCACGCAATCTTTATTTAACACCCCATACCATACTTACCTCATACTTACCTTACCCTCGCATTATATTTCTGAAAATAGTgtgtatgtatacaaaaatagtgataagtttactagaatagaACACACGCATAATGTTATTACTCTGTgcaaacgcaggctgcaattCCCGCGTactagactatctaaagttagtaatactttttttgtgaaaatggataccttttttaaataaaatccaagaggctcttttatctctgagGGTTGGTCCGTGAGGTGCAATAGACCCACTAAACAGCCCCATCTGCACGCTCTAGACGGGAGGCAGACTGGTGCGAGTCCAACTAACACCAGGCCTAACCTAATCTTAAAGTTTTTCATAACACATACACAACAAAAAGATTAGCAATACCAACTTTTAAAACTGATCTGCCGATGACGGTAAGTATTCTAGAAAGTAGTACTTCGAATTTTACAAACGAGGCTGAAGTTAAATGGCGACTGTTAAAGGTCATGCAAAGGGATGGATCATAGGTTATTGCATCAATAAAAAGTTGaacaaagatattttttatcgcgCCATAAATGTATAGATtcccatttttattttacaatattggtCA
This region of Pieris brassicae chromosome 13, ilPieBrab1.1, whole genome shotgun sequence genomic DNA includes:
- the LOC123717835 gene encoding dynein regulatory complex protein 9-like, with the protein product MKSRQESEAKLRHCELNIALLKDIIKDTVMNTTMRLNYVDKWLLARAESVDLEHREKIHLPPSTDCEKRIHQQVIKIYELQIKERQESLENWKCRYMKDIVDINERLKIKSKNLKEAVDRRTELQELYDLHAGEMRAWLSFKQDRSARLAREERSRLAATRIQAWWRGVMVRRCIGVFKQLKNAKKPQTKVKKK